GTGCTGATCGGTGCGGCACCGCGCACCAGGTGGCTCGAGCAGGAGGTCTCGCTGGACGAGAAGGGCTTCGTGCTCACCGGACCTGGCGCCGGCGGCCGGGGAAGCACTTTCGAGACCCGTCGCCGAGGGGTCTTCGCCGTCGGCGACGTCCGCAGCGGCTCGGTCAAGCGCGTCGCCTCCGCCGTCGGCGAGGGATCGGTGGCGATCCGCCAGGTCCACGAGTTCTTGGAAGCGGAAGGACGTCGGTGAGGACGACGCCGCCCACCGAGAGCACACCACAGAGGAGGAGAAAGATGAGCACCTACCAGGTCGGATACTTCGTCGGGAGCCTGTCGTCGACATCGATCAACCGCGTCCTGTCCAGAGCCCTCATCCGGGTGGCCCCGGACGACTTGGACTTCAGCGAGATCACCATCGGCGCCCTGCCCCTCTACAGCCCGGACTTCGACGACGACTACCCGCCCGAGGCCCGAGCGCTGAAGGCGGCGATCGCGGCTGTCGACGCGATCCTCTTCGTCACCCCCGAGTACAACCGTTCGATTCCTGGAGCGTTGAAGAACGCGATCGACTGGGCGTCGCGACCGTGGGGACAGAACTCCTTCGACCACATCCCTGCCGCGGTGATCGGAGCCTCCATCGGCCAGATCGGCACCGCCATGGGTCAGCAGAACCTGCGCGGAGTGCTCAGCTTCTGCAATGCGCGCCAGATGACCTCACCCGAGGCCTACATCCAGTACTCGCCCGCCGTCTTCCGCGACGACGGCGAGATCACCGACGACTCCACCCGGGAGTTCCTGCGCGCCTTCATGGCCGAGTTCCGCGCGTACGTCGGCATGGTCCTGACCGTCCTCCCACGCCAGAAGGTGGCGAGCGACCACTGAGGCCAGGGGCAGGTCCAGGGCGGTGCGGGTGTGGCGACCAGCCGCCTGCACGCCTCGCGGGCGCGGCGCGGTCGGACCTGGCGCGGGTAGGTCATCGGCGGCACGCCGAGGTCCCGGTGGAAGGCTGCCTGGGGGCGCCCGACGCTGTGACTGTGACTGTGGCTGTGACTGTGCCGGCTGAGCAGGAGGCCGTCGATCACCAGCGCCTCGACGTGCCTCGACACGGCGGGGTCGTGGCGCAGGTCGGTCGGGCTCTCCAGCTCGTCCGCGAGCGGGTCCATCGACCACGACATCCCGGCGGGCGCTCCCGGCGGGGGACGAGGCCCCGGCCCGTCGTCAGTGGAAGGTCAGCACCCGGACCGGCAGGCCGCTGATCGCCTCCATGGTGGTCCCGCTGAGGTTGCACAGCTGCACGAGGGCGGTGCTGGGCGCGCTGACCTGCGTGGCCACGAAGAAGACGCCGGGCTGCACCGCGCCCCGCACGGAGAAGACCACGGCATCGCCGGTCTCGGCG
This genomic window from Nocardioides anomalus contains:
- a CDS encoding NADPH-dependent FMN reductase; the protein is MSTYQVGYFVGSLSSTSINRVLSRALIRVAPDDLDFSEITIGALPLYSPDFDDDYPPEARALKAAIAAVDAILFVTPEYNRSIPGALKNAIDWASRPWGQNSFDHIPAAVIGASIGQIGTAMGQQNLRGVLSFCNARQMTSPEAYIQYSPAVFRDDGEITDDSTREFLRAFMAEFRAYVGMVLTVLPRQKVASDH